A region from the Triticum aestivum cultivar Chinese Spring chromosome 3D, IWGSC CS RefSeq v2.1, whole genome shotgun sequence genome encodes:
- the LOC123078457 gene encoding uncharacterized protein, whose translation MYQYTCDVKDPQRYSQLCLNDQQINEMTKSLLGETLQSCSKVGMNPFRALNPIPDAKSPFWKKKLPAAALPKKPKTTIGGPGRPKKSTAEDLLKVDDESEVELDSLGHLFMQLIAADSSQGDVETSHANAIEVIPVSFDSEPLARQKTRWVIRKVKFSHPLAYLDPNFLLKKQQHEARRQTRSGGSQDLISGFPNTPAPRKRNHEKTPPSSGDSSGTQMHVFKVAPGGMAKVDKKHKLGGS comes from the exons ATGTACCAATATACATGTGACGTAAAGGACCCGCAGCGATACAGCCAACTGTGTCTTAATGATCAGCAAATCAATGAGATGACCAAGTCATTGCTCGGGGAAACCCTCCAAAGCTGCAGTAAAGTGGGCATGAACCCTTTCCGCGCTCTCAATCCAATTCCTGAT GCCAAATCCCCTTTTTGGAAGAAGAAATTGCCTGCTGCCGCTCTGCCCAAGAAGCCTAAGACAACAATTGGAGGCCCGGGTCGTCCCAAGAAATCCACTGCTGAAGATCTGCTCAAGGTtgatgatgagtcagaggtagaactggACTCCCTTGGTCATCTTTTTATGCAACTTATTGCCGCCGACTCTTCTCAGGGCGATGTAGAAACAAGTCATGCAAATGCAATAGAGGTCATCCCTGTCTCCTTCGACTCAGAACCCTTGGCAAGACAGAAAACTCGGTGGGTCATCCGGAAGgtgaaattttctcatcctcttgcttacttggatcccaactttcttttgaagaaacagcaacatgaAGCAAGACGCCAGACTCGAAGCGGCGGCTCTCAAGATCTTATCTCCGGCTTCCCTAATACACCGGCTCCTCGCAAACGTAATCATGAG AAGACGCCTCCATCATCTGGCGACTCTTCTGGGACTCAGATGCATGTCTTCAAAGTTGCCCCTGG AGGCATGGCCAAAGTCGACAAGAAACATAAATTGGGCGGCTCTTAA